TTTtggtttctaacttcatttcgcaaggtctctaatttgacgtacaatcacgtatgtaatGTATGATTTATTCTTCTAGTAtggtcgtcatacacattattgtcatggtattatatattgtaattgtatacgtcaattttgttcagtttggttcaaacggcttataaagttatactttacacggaaggggaaacttagcaaaaaaacaattaatttatgagtgtaaaagggggagggtgggttttgcctagccgaaagggggaacaaataatatttataatattataagtaaggctaagaaaaaaagaaattctgttctacgggcggacggacctttcaagtagggtcggtcggtcggtctgttttttgttgttgaaataacccctaaaatcaccaaaatctgtaaataatttgcaatttgagaaaataaaaaaacatttatttgtaccgaaaaaaattatttctatttctcaatttgttcaaaatctgggtcggtcgggctaagtacataagtaataaataaataaataaataaataaataaataaataaataaataaataaataaataaataaataaataaataaataaataaataaataaataaataaataaataaataaataaataaataaataaataagtaaataaataaataaataaataaacaaacaaacaaacaaacagatatgTGCAAATATTAAGTCTGTAAGACACTATGCAAAAGAAATTCTATATATCATTATAGaagatttcattgaaacaaaaccaaaaataaactcactgtttgacggtttcgcctatcatggtcgataggcatcatcagaatgatggttgcagatccatacttccggttggacgtatcccgactgaagagggtgttttatcagccaggagaggatcatacacgtgactaaggaagtgggcccctcgtctctgttcatgacgttcggacctcgtctcctgatccaaatggattctttaaTTCTTCTTGTATTGGCATCATCTTCCTTACAAAGAATTTTGGCATTGTCCCAATTGATAACATGGTTTTGCTGGACCGCATGATCCGCAATTGCCGACTTTGACTGTTCACTCGCAGATTGCTTGCGGGTTTGACGAGTGTAGTTTGTTTTGGTCTTGGACACCCTGGCAGTTTCTTTTTGGTGTTCATTAAGTCGTGTTTCAAATTTGCGGCCCGTTTCACCGACATAGGAATGTTTACAGTTCGCGCATGGAATCTCGTATACACAATCGGTGGTGCTGAGAGGATCGATTTTATCTTTAGGATGGACAAGCATTTTGCGGAGGGTGGTGTTTGGTTTCATAGCCGTAGCTATACCGTGTTTCCGGAAGATTCTGTTGGCTTTCTCTGCGAGTCCCTCTACGTACGGGATCACAACCAGTCCCTTGGTCTGATTTTTACTGTCTTTCTTGGTGTTAGTCTTACTctgttttttttaccattttttcttTGACTTGTTTGAAAGTCCAACCCGGGTAACCGCAGCGCCCGAGCGCTTGTTTGATCTTTTCTTCTTCCTGCTTCCTATCCTCCTCCTCAGTAACAATACTATTCATTCTATCGAGTAGAGTACGAACTACACCAAGTTTATGGTGAATAGGGTGGTGAGACTCGAAGTTAAGGTATTGGTCAGTGTGGGTGACCTTCCTGTAAACCAACAACTTCACTGAGCCATCAGCTTTCCGTACGATTAAAGTGTCCAAAAATGGGATGGTACCTTCTTGTTCTTTCTCATATGTAAACTTTATATTTCCCGTGGGGTCGCTTTGATTGAGATGGTCCGTGAGATTGTCTACCTGTTCTTTATTGACAATTTCTAATATGTCATCGACATATCTCTTCCAAAGGGTAGGTCTACAGTCCAATGGTGCCGAGGCCAGCGCTTGTTGTTCTAAAAATTCTAAGTACAGATTAGCCACCACCGGGGAGACGGGGCTTCCCATAGCTGCACCGAACCGCTGTTTGTATATCTTACCGCGGAATAAGAAGTAAGTCGTGGTGAGTACAAAGCGTAATAATTCAATAACATCAGCAACTGTGAGCAGAGTTCTATTTTTCAAGGTCTTGTCATCCTCAAGCCGAGATTTGATAACTTCCAGCGATTTATCTATGGGAGTGTTAGTGAACAACGAGACAACGTCATGGGAGTTAAAAATCTCCCCCTCTTCTATGAACACTTCTGCCATGCTTTCCGCTAAGTGCTTTGAATTACGAACATGATGTTCAGTACCACCTACGAGAGGACCTAAAATGTCAGCTAGAGCGCGAGAAGTCTGGTAGCCAATAGTGCCAGTATAATCCACGATCGGACGGACCTTATTGCCTGGCTTGTGAATTTTCGGGGTACCGTAAATTCTAGGGATGTTTTCTGCTGTGGGATAGAGGAGCTCATATTGTGATCTCGTGATTTTGTCCTCTTTTTTGAGTCTACTAAGAGTGGACACCAGCTCTCTCTTATACCGTTGCGTGGGGTCAGAGGAAAGCTGTTCATAAGTTTTTCATCATTTAACATCGCGGACAATTTTTTTCCTCATACTCTGACACCTCCATGATAACAGTAGCTTTCCTTTATCTGCCGGCAGTACAAGCACTGATTTTTCATTCTTGAGCTCATTAATTGCACGTCTCTCTTCCCTAGTGATATTTGATTTAGGGGGTTTTGAGCTACGCATAGCACCGGCCATTTCAGATCTAAGTAAAGTGGCTTCATTATGAGGTAACTTACGGCATGCTTGCTCTGTAGCCACGATGTAGTCTTCATATGGAAGCTTCACCGGCGACGGCGCAAAATTGAGTCCTTTAACTAACACACTCTCCTGCGGCTTCGTGAGTTCTTTCTTAGAAAGATTGACCACCCACTTCTTCAATTGTTCACCTCCTAATTCTACATTATCGGGTGTATTCCTTCTCTTCTTCGCTTGGTATCGTTGTTGTAAACGTTCCAACTTCTGTGTatggcgacattttgttttgcaaaattcaCTTTCCGACTTCCGGTTCACGTGATCGGTCACATGATCAACTAGATTGCTTGGTAACCGGGAAAACAAATCCGATTCTACTCGCGATTTTTCTTCTTTTAGAGACTCTAATTTGTTATTAATCAAGCGGATGCGTTCGCGAACAAGTTGTTGTTTTGCTTTATCCACGATCTCTCTCGCTTTTACCGTATTTATCGGGCACTTTAACTGTAAACTCCGGGGAGTGATGTGTAATTCCTTGCAACGGAGATTGAATACAAGATGATTTCTATGTCGGGCGATTTTCTTGCCGACTCCTTCCAAATCACGTAGTTGTTTCACGGATTCTTGTCCATAAGTAGTCCTTAAATcactaaataaattcatcaggtttgttgataaacattatagaagatttcattgaaacaaaaccaaaaataaactcactgtttgacggtttcgcctatcatggtcgatagacgTTCGGACCTCgtctcctgatccaaatggattctttaaTTATTCTTGTATTGGCAACGAGGTccgaacgtcatgaacagagacgagggggcccactaccttagtcacgtgtatgatcctctcctggctgataaaacaccctcttcagtcgggatacgtccaagGAAGTATGGATctgcaaccatcattctgatgatgcctatcgaccatgataggcgaaaccgtcaaacagtgagtttatttttggttttgtttcaatgaaatcttctataatgtttatcaacaaacctgatgaatttatttagtaATTCtatatatcatttatataaacatgataaagttgtaTCAAAcggtaaatatatatatattcaaaat
The Amphiura filiformis chromosome 3, Afil_fr2py, whole genome shotgun sequence DNA segment above includes these coding regions:
- the LOC140147416 gene encoding uncharacterized protein; this translates as MAEVFIEEGEIFNSHDVVSLFTNTPIDKSLEVIKSRLEDDKTLKNRTLLTVADVIELLRFVLTTTYFLFRGKIYKQRFGAAMGSPVSPVVANLYLEFLEQQALASAPLDCRPTLWKRYVDDILEIVNKEQVDNLTDHLNQSDPTGNIKFTYEKEQEGTIPFLDTLIVRKADGSVKLLVYRKVTHTDQYLNFESHHPIHHKLGVVRTLLDRMNSIVTEEEDRKQEEEKIKQALGRCGYPGWTFKQVKEKMVKKTE
- the LOC140147417 gene encoding uncharacterized protein, producing MNLFSDLRTTYGQESVKQLRDLEGVGKKIARHRNHLVFNLRCKELHITPRSLQLKCPINTVKAREIVDKAKQQLVRERIRLINNKLESLKEEKSRVESDLFSRLPSNLVDHVTDHVNRKSESEFCKTKCRHTQKLERLQQRYQAKKRRNTPDNVELGGEQLKKWVVNLSKKELTKPQESVLVKGLNFAPSPVKLPYEDYIVATEQACRKLPHNEATLLRSEMAGAMRSSKPPKSNITREERRAINELKNEKSVLVLPADKGKLLLSWRCQSMRKKIVRDVK